In Streptomyces rapamycinicus NRRL 5491, the genomic stretch GTGGCGCGCCGGTCCTTCGACGGCGGCGAGCAGGTGGTCGAGGACCGGCTGCGCGAGGAGAAGCAGGCCAAGGAGAAGCTGAGCCGCCTGGACGAGATGGGCCCGGAGGACCCCCAGTTCCTGCCCATGCTTCTCCAACTGCGCACCGAGGTCATGGAGCACGCCCGCTCCGAGGAGCGCTACGAGTTCGCCCAGTTGCGGCGACGGACCGATCCCGGGCAGCTCGCCGCCATGGCCAACGCCGTCAAGGCCGCCGAAGCCCTGGCTCCCACGCATCCGCATCCGGGCGTGGAGACGGCGGCGAAGAACATCGCCCTCGGTCCGATGGCGGCCATCATCGACCGGACCCGCGACACCGTCCGCAGGACCATGGGCAAGGACGGCTG encodes the following:
- a CDS encoding hemerythrin domain-containing protein, yielding MKDQTHDGDTGAGVQDDVVALLTRQHGDIRTLFDEVERTTGMERQDAFRRLVRLLAVHETAEEEIVHPVARRSFDGGEQVVEDRLREEKQAKEKLSRLDEMGPEDPQFLPMLLQLRTEVMEHARSEERYEFAQLRRRTDPGQLAAMANAVKAAEALAPTHPHPGVETAAKNIALGPMAAIIDRTRDTVRRTMGKDG